TCGCGGCGCTGCTGGGCGTCGCCGCCCTGGGCTGGCTGCTCAACGCCGCGTGCGCGGCACGCATCGCGGAGGAGCCCGGCGCGGTGGAGGGGGGCGAGAACGCCTGGAACAGCATCAAGCTGGGGCTGCGCCTGCTGCGTGACGATCGCGATTTCCTGCACTTCAACCTGTCGCGCTCGCTGCTGCTGGCCAGCGCCCTGGCGCTACCCTACGTCGCCCTGCTCGGCCAGCAGCAGAGCGGCACCGAGCTGGGCGGCCTAGGCGTGCTGGTCGTGGTATCGGGGGTGGCGGGCATGCTGGCCAACCCGGTCTGGGGCAAGCGCGCCGACGCCTCCAGCCGCACCGTGCTGCGCGACACCGGCCTGGGAGCCGCGATCTGCTGCCTGCTCGGTGCCGGTATCGCCTGGCTGCCGGGCGAGTGGACGCAGACGGTATGGCCCTACGCCCTCGTCTATGCCCTGCTCGTCACGTCCATGCCGGCGTGCGCCTGGGCCGCAAGACCTACCTGGTCGACATGGCGGGACAGGACCGGCGGGCGCTCTACGTGGCACTGTCCAATACGCTCACTGGCGCCATGATGCTGCTGGTGGGCGGTGCGACCGGGCTGTTGGCGCAGTGGCTGGGCACCGACTGGCTGCTGGTGGCCCTGTCGCTGATGGCCCTCGCCGCCGCTGCCTCGGCCGCACGGCTGCCGGAAGTCGAGCGATAGGCTCGCGGCGTTGTCAACGTGGCGAAGGCTGGCCATGATGTAGCATAGTGACGTTGTGTTACCGCCACCTCCCAGTCAGGAATGCCTTGAATGAAACGCGCCCCATTGATCAGCCCGGAACTCCTCGAGCGCATCGTCAATGCCTCGGAGGACGGTATCGTGGTCGCCGAGCAGGAAGGTGACGAGAACATTCTCATCTACGTCAATCAGGGCTTCGAGCGGCTCACCGGCTACAGCACCGACGAGATCCTCTATCAGGACTGTCGCTTCCTGCAGGGAGACGATCGCGACCAGCCGGCGCTGGCCAATATCCGCAAGGCCCTGAGCGAAGGGCGCCCCTGCCGTGAAGTCCTGCGCAACTATCGCAAGGACGGCACTCTGTTCTGGAACGAGCTGTCGATCACTCCGGTCTTCGATGCCGACGACAACCTGACCTATTTCATCGGCATACAGAAAGACGTCACGGAGCGCGTCGAGGCCCAGATGGAGCTGGAACGGATCAAGGCCGAGTACGGCCTCTCCTGACGGGCCCGGGACCCACAAAAAAATTCCTCAAAGGCTTGCTCTCGGCTCCTCCGGGATATATATAGCCGTCAGGTGCCAGCCATTGGCGCCGATGGCGCTTCAGGTCCGTCGCTTCGGACGCGAAGCGAATGTGCGACACGTCGATCGCCGAGCGGTCGACACCGGGCCATGGGAGGACTTCGCATGAGCCATGAACCCCTTGTCAACGACACTCACGACGACGATCAGGACTTCCTCGAAGCGGTGAACGACGACGAATACGTTCGCCCGCGTGCCACCAGCCGCGCCGACACCCTGCGTGCCCGACGCCGCGTCGAGGCCCTGCTGGAAGAGCGACGCCTGCAGCGCGCCATCGAAGACGATTGGATGCTGCTCGGCGAAGAAGAAGAGGAGTAGCCCCTCCCCCCCTCGGCACGAGGCATCCGTGGATGCCTCGTCAAGCATGCCGGTCGCCGCGCCGCATCCTGGCGCGGCGCCAGCCACGGCAGTGCTGGCCTTTGCCCCGCACGACCACTATCATCGGGACCACTGAAACCCTCAACCCAGTGGAATTCCATGGCGCAATACGTCTTCACCATGAATCGGGTGGGCAAGGTCGTTCCGCCCAAGAAGCAGATCCTCAAGGACATCTCGCTGTCCTTCTTCCCGGGCGCCAAGATCGGCGTGTTGGGCCTCAACGGCGCCGGCAAGTCGACCCTGCTGCGCATCATGGCCGGCGTCGACAAGGAGCATGAGGGCGAGGCGCGCCCCATGCCCGGCATCAACATCGGCTACCTGCCCCAGGAGCCTCAGCTCGACGACGCCAAGAACGTGCGCGAGACCGTGGAAGAGGCGCTGGGGGAAATCAAGGAGGCCCAGGCCAAGCTCGACGCCGTCTACGCCGCCTACGCCGAACCGGATGCCGATTTCGATGCCCTGGCCGCCGAGCAGGCGCGCCTGGAGAACATCATCGAGGCTGCCGACGCCCACAACCTCGAGCGCAAGCTGGAGGTCGCCGCCGAGGCGCTGCGCCTGCCCCCCTGGGAGGCACAGGTGGGGAACCTCTCGGGCGGCGAGCGTCGTCGCGTGGCTCTGTGCCGCCTGCTGCTCTCCAACCCCGACATGCTGCTGCTCGACGAGCCCACCAACCACCTGGATGCCGAATCGGTGGCCTGGCTCGAGCGCTTCCTGCACGACTACAGCGGCACCGTGGTCGCCATCACCCACGACCGCTACTTCCTCGACAACGTGGCCGGCTGGATCCTCGAGCTGGACCGCGGCCACGGCATCCCCTTCGAAGGCAACTACTCCCAGTGGCTCGAATCGAAGGAGAAGCGCCTGGAGCAGGAGGCCAAGCAGGAGGCCTCGCGGCAGAAGGCGATCAAGCACGAGTTGGAGTGGGTACGCTCCAACGCCAAGGGCCGCCAGGCCAAGAGCAAGGCGCGCCTCAACCGCTTCGAGGAGATGCAGTCCGGCGACTTCCAGAAGCGCAACGAGACCAACGAGATCTACATTCCGCCCGGCCCGCGCCTGGGCGACAAGGTGATCGAGTTCCACGGCGTGTCCAAGCGCTTCGAAGACAAGCTGCTCTACGAGGATCTCTCCTTCAGCGTGCCCAAGGGCGCCATCGTCGGCATCATCGGCGGCAACGGCGCCGGCAAGTCGACCCTGTTCAAGCTGATCACCGGGAAAGAGCAGCCCGACAGCGGCGAGGTGGTGATCGGCGAAACCGTCGACATCGCCTACGTCGAGCAGCTGCGCGACGCGCTCGACGACAAGCAGACGGTGTGGGAAGCGGTCTCGGACGGTCAGGATATTCTCAACATCAACGGCTACGAGGTCTCCTCGCGCGCCTACGTCGGTCGCTTCAACTTCAAGGGCAACGACCAGCAGAAGTTCCTCAAGGACCTCTCCGGGGGCGAGCGCGGCCGCCTGCAGCTGGCCCAGACCCTCAAGCAGGGCGCCAACGTACTGCTGCTCGACGAACCGTCCAACGATCTCGACATCGAGACCCTGCGTGCCCTGGAAGAGGCCCTGCTGGCGTTCCCCGGCTGCGCCCTGGTGATCTCCCACGACCGCTGGTTCCTCGACCGTATCGCCACTCACATCCTGGCGTTCGAGGGCGACTCCCACGTGGAGTTCTTCGAGGGCAACTACACCGAGTACGAGGCGGATCATCGCAAGCGGGTCGGCAACGATACCCCGCATCGCATGAAGTACAAGCGCATCGATGCCTGAGGGTGCACTATCAAGCAAGAGGCCTCGCCATTGGCGAGGCCTCTTGTCGTTACGGCCGACTCACGTGGTCTACTCACATGGACAGAGGGCCACCGTGGAGAGGGTCATGGTCGTCTTCCGGTGATCAACGAGACGATGAACAGCACGATGAACAGGAAGAACAGGATCTGGGCGATGGTGGTGGCTGCCCCGGCGATACCGGAAAACCCCAGTACCCCGGCGATGATCGCAATGATCAGGAACAGCATGGCATTGCCGAGCATAGAAACCTCCTTGGTCGTCTAGGCGCCATCCTTCGGCACCGCGTCTATGGCTAGGTCACCTTAAGCGTTGCGTGAGCCCGAGGCAGCGTCAAGTAACCGACGGTCATCCGTTGTAACAGAGCTCCGTCCATTCGGCTTCAATAGAGGCCCGGCTCGCCCCGCGGGCGCGTCTTGAAGCGGCGGTGCAGCCACAGGTACTGCTCGGGATGCTTGCGTATCGCCTCCTCGATGATGGCATTGATGCGCGTGGCGTCGGCCACCTCGTCGCCACTGGGAAAGTCCTCCAGCGGCGGACGCCACTCGACCGTGTAGGTACGGTCGTCGGGGTTGCGGTGGAACATCAGCGGCACCACCGGCGCGCCGGTCATGCGCGCGATCTTGGCGGTGAGCCGAATCGAGGCGGCCTGGACGCCGAAGAACGGGGCGAACACGCTGGCGTCGCGACCGAAGTCCTGATCCGGCGAATACCACACGCTGTGGCCCGCCTTGATCCGCCGCACCACGCCGCGCAGATCGTGGCGATCGATCGCCTCGCCGAAGATGCGGCTGCGCGCGCGGGTCATGAAGCGGTCGAACAGCGGGTTGCCGTGCGGCCGGTAGACCACGTCGGCGGGAAAGAAGAGCGAGTGCAGCGCCCCCCCGAGGTCGAGGGTGGAGAAATGGATACCCAGGATCAGCACCCCCTTGCCCTGAGCCTGGGCCTGGGCCAGGTAGTGCGCGTTCTTGCAGGCGACGCGATGGCGCAGGTGGCGCGGATCGCGACACCAGGCGGTGGCGGTCTCGAGGATACCGATGCCATTGGCGGCGAAGGTCTTCCTCACCAGCTTGCTGCGCTGCACCTCGTCGAGTTCGGGAAAGCTCAGGCGCAGGTTGGTATCGACGATGTGGCGGCGGCGCGGCACCAGCCGCCAGGCCAGCAGCCCGATGCCGCGACCGAGGGCGAGCTTCAGGCGCCACGGCAGCCAGGCGCCCGCGCGCATGGCGGCAATGGCCAGCCAGGCCGGCCAATAGCGGGGATGGGCGAAGGAAGCGGGCCAGTTACGCTTGGACATGCAGGGTTCCGTTCGGCTCGAGTTGGGCGAAGGCAAGCAACGCTCAGGTACGCTGCGAATAGTGTCTGGGCACCCGCGGCAAGATGCCGGTCAGCAGCGTGTAGCTAATGGTATCGCAATGCCGGGCCACCTCGTCGACGGAGAGCACCGCGCCATGGCGAGACCGCCCCCACAGCACCACCTCGCTGCCGATGCCGGCCTCGGGGATGTCGGTCACGTCCACGGTGAGCATGTCCATCGAGACCTTGCCGGCAATCGCCGTGCGCCGCCCCGCCACCAGTACGGGGGTGCCATCCGCGGCATGCCGATCATAGCCGTCGCCATAGCCGCAGGCCACCACCGCGATGCGCGACGGCCGCGACGCCCGCCAGCGACCGGCATAACCCACCGGCTCGCCCACCGCCAGCTCGCGCACGGCGATGATCTCGGAACGCAGCGTCATCACCGGTTCGAGGCGGCGACTCGCCTCGCTCGGCTGTTCCAGCGGATCGCTGCCATACAGCATCACGCCGGGCCGGACCCAGCTGCCGTGGGCCTGGGGCCAGGCCAGGGTCGCCGGTGAATTGGCCAGGCACAGCGACGCCCCCAGGCGATGGGCCAGCGCCTGCATGCACGCCAGCTGCCGGTCGAAATAGGCGGAATCGCGAGCATCGGCGGTCGCGAAGTGGCTCATCAGCAGCAATCCGGTGGCATGGGCCGGCGCGGCGGACAGGCGCTCCCACACCGCGGCCACCTGATCGGGAGGGAAGCCCAGCCGGTGCATGCCGGAATCGACCTTGAGCCACACCGGGATCGGCCGGGCCGGCCGGTACGCCAGCAGTGCCTCCACCTGCCAGTCGCTGTGCACCGCCATCCACAGCCCCAGCGCCTCGACACGGGCCAGTTCTTGCGCCTCGAAGATACCCTCGAGCAGCACGATGGGCGTCACGATGCCCCCCTCGCGCAGGGCCTCGGCCTCCTCCAGACAGGCCACGGCAAAGGCCGGCGGCCGTCGTCCGGCGGGCAGGGCCTCCAGCGCGCCGGCACAGGCCACGGCACCATGGCCGTAGGCGTCGGCCTTGATCACGGCCAGGGCCCGGCTGCCGCCGGCCAGCTCACGGGCCAGCGCATAGTTGTGACGCAGGGCGTCAAGATCGACATCGGCAATCAGGGGCCTGGCCACGGGCAACCTCCCACAGGAAAAATGAGCGCACGATTATCTTCTATATGCACCGCCACTTCACGAAGAAAACCACCGATTTCTCGGTGGCTTTCGACATATCACGCCGCAAAAAGCCGGCAACTCAGCAAATCATCAGGAAGGCGCCTGCGGTCGCTCGCCGATGTTCATGACCGGGTCGTCGTTGGCCTCGTCGGGCAATTCCAGCGAGACGCGCTCCCCCTCGGAGAGCCAGGCGTTGACGGACTGGATCGAGTCCGGCCCGAGCAGCCCCGCCTGCTGCTGCAGCTGCAGCAGACCGAGGATGTAGTCATAGCGCGCCTCGGCATGTTCGGCGATGGCATTGAACAGGTTCTGCTCGGCATTGAGGACGTCGACGATGTTACGCGTGCCCACCTCGTAGCCCGAACGCGTCGCCTCCAGGGCGCTCTGGTTGGAGACGATTGCTTGGCGCCGTGCCTCGACCGTCTCGACGTCGTTGTTGACGCGCGTGAACAACGAGCGCACCTGCTGAATGGTATCGCGCCGCTGGGCTTCGAAGTCGTACTGGCTGGCTTCGAGCAGGAAGCCGCTCTGGCGAATCCGTGCCTGGGTCGAGCCGCCGGTATAGAGCGGCAGGCTGGCGCGCAGGCCGACCTGGCTCTCCGACTGCTCATCCGTGCCCGTGCGATCGGATTCCGACCAGCCGTAGCTGGCGAAGGCCGAGAGCGTAGGCTGACGCGCGGCGCGCGAGATATCGACGCTGCTGCGTGCCACCTCGATGGCGGCCTCGGCCGACAGCACCAGCGGGCTGTTGGCCATGGCGAGCTCGACCCAGGCTTCACGATCCGCTGGCACGGGGCGAGCAATCGGCACCTCGTCGTCCAGCGCTTCGATGCTGTCGTAGCGATGCCCGGTCAGGCGCTCGAGCGCCTCGAAGCTGACCCGCATGGCCCCCTCCGCGGCGAGGCGCTGGGCACGGGCCAGGTCATAGGAGGCCTGGGCCTCATGGACGTCGGTGATCGCGATCAGCCCCACCTCGAAGCGCTCCTGCGCCTGCTCCAGCTGGCGCTCGATGGCGGTTTCCTGGGCGCGCCGCGCGCTGAGGACATCGTGGGCCCGAAGGATCTCGAAGTAGGCGTTGGACACGTCGAAGAGCAGCTGCTGGGCCGCTGCGTCGACCCCCAGGGCATCCCGGTCGATCTCGCGCTCGGCCCGCTCCAGCTGGGCGCGACGGGTCGGGTCGTAGAGCGCCTGCTCGGCATCGAGGCTCAGCCCGACGCTGTTGACGGAATCTTCTGTCTCGAATGCCTCGGCCGGAACGCCAGGAATCCGCAACCCCTCGTTGGAGCTCGAATAGGTTCGGGTGTGCGCCGCATTGCCGCCCACGGAGATCTGCGGCAACAGCGTACCGCGCTGTACGTCCCGTGCGGCCTCGGTAGCCTGGAAGGCGGCCTGGGTGGACGACAGCTCGGCGTCGTTGGCCAGGGCGTCCTGGGCAATGGTCCAGAGGTCGGCCGCCTGGGCATTGCCAGCCATGAGGAAGCCGACGAGAACCGCCAGCCCCCGACGCGGCAAGCGTCGTGCGAAAGATGGGCGAAGCATATGTTCTTTTCCCTTGTTCATCCCTGCATCATGAGGACGCTAATGATACCTCAGCAGCATGCAGAAAATATGCAGCCGACCTGGAGGTCGGCTGCCGTTTCTCCCGCCACGGTGGCTATTCGTTGAAGATGTTGTCCATCGAGAGGCCCTGCTTCTCGAGCACCCGACGCAGCTTCTTCAGCGCCTCCACCTGTATCTGTCGCACCCGTTCCCGGGTCAGGCCGATCTCGTCGCCGACTTCCTCGAGGGTGGCCGCCTCGTGGCCACGCAGCCCGAATCGGCGCACCACCACCTCCATCTGCTTCTCGGTCAGCTCCGCCAGCCACTCGTCGACGTGCTGCTTGACGTCGACGTCGACCAGCGACGACTCGGGGCCCTGTTCGTTGTCGTCGGCCAGGGTCTCGATCAACGGCTTGTCGCTGTCGCCTCCCATGGGATAGTCCACCGAGGAGACCCGCTCGTTGAGCCCCATCATCTTCTTCACCGCCTCGACCGGTTTGTCGAGATGATCGGCAATCTCCTCCGGGGTGGCCTCGTGATCGAGCTTCTGGGTCAGCTCGCGTGCCGCCCGCAGGTAGATATTGAGCTCCTTGACGACGTGTATCGGTAGCCGGATGGTGCGGGTCTGGTTCATCAGCGCCCGCTCGATGGTCTGGCGAATCCACCAGGTGGCATAGGTGGAGAAGCGGAAGCCACGCTCGGGGTCGAATTTCTCCACCGCGCGGATCAGGCCAAGGTTGCCCTCCTCGATCAGGTCGAGCAGGGTCAACCCGCGGTTGAGGTAGCGCCGGGCGATCTTGACCACCAGGCGCAGGTTGGACTCGATCATTCTCGCTCGCCCCGCGGGGTCGCCCTTCTGCGCCAGGCGGCCGAAGTGGACCTCCTCCTCTGGCGTCAGCAGGGGCGAGAAGCCGATCTCGTTGAGATAGATCTGGGTGGCGTCGAGGCTGTGGTGGTAATGCTTGTCCTCGCGACTCAGCGCCTTCTCGAAGGCGGCGTCATCGTCACTGGCCGAAGTGTCCGAATCCGTCTCGAGGTCCTGGTCGGCCTCGGTGACGTCATCGAGATCAACATCCTGAAGGTCCCGTTCAAGCATGCTCATCGGTTGCTACCCCGTGGTTTCGTCCTGAAATGCCTGTTGCTCTGGCATGGCTTACAGCACGCCGAGTTCTATTTGTTATGACTCCTCATGGCACCCTTCGGTACCAAGGCCCACCTGACGCCCCGACGGCAACCGCGATACTGGCTAGCGTTCCGGCAGAAACTTCAGGGGGTCCTGAGGCTGGCCATCCTTGCGCACCTCGAAGTGCAGCCTGGCGCTCTCGGCATCGCTGTCGCCCATGGTGGCGATCACCTGACCGGCTTCGACCACGTCGTTCTCCGTTACCCGGAGGCTGTCGTTGTGGGCGTAGGCGCTCAGGAACTGGTCGTTGTGCTTGAGCAGGATGAGGTTGCCGTAGCCCCGCACCCCGCTGCCGGCATAGACCACGATACCGGGTCCGGCTGCTCTGACAGGTTGCCCCTTTTGCCCGGCGATATCAATGCCGGCGGTGATGCTTCCACCTTCGCCGAAGCGACCAACCAGCTCGCCGTCGGTGGGCCACTGCCAGGGTACGTCGTCCACCGGTGTATAGCTACGACCGTTGCTTTCGGGTTGACGTTCCGGCTCACCGGCGACCTGCGTGCCGGCATCCTCCTGGGGTTGGGCTTGCGGCTCCTGCTGCGGCTCGGATTCGGGCTGCACGGCAACGGCCGCTTCGGGCTCCACCGCGGGCTCCGGCTGGGACTGGGACTCCGGCTGGGACTGGGTCTCGGGCTGGGGCTCCGGCTGGGACGGCGCCCCGGCGACACTCTGCGCGCCGGCGATCGCGGTATCGCTCGGCCCACCTCCCTCCTGTGCAAGGGGCTCCGCCGTCAGCCGCCGGTTGCGTTCGATGGCCTCCTCGTCTGGCAGCAGCCAGTCGTCGTCGCCCGATTGCACCGCGGCGGTGCCGCCCAGCGCCGTGGCCGTCGCGACCTGCCCCTCCTCCGGCTCATCCGAGCGCGTCCCGCCGGATGGCGCCGCCTCACCGTCGCTCAGGCGCAGCTGCTGGCCGGGCTCGATACGATAAGGCGGGCCGATCTGGTTGAGCCTGGCCAGGTCGCGATAATCCATGTCGTGGCGCCAGGCGATACCATACAGGGTATCGCCGGCCTCGACCGTGTAGTGGCTGGCCGGGGCGCGCTCGCGGCCCACCGAAAGATCGCGAACCTGGGGAGTGGAATACTCCTGTTGGGCAACACAGCCGGCCATGGCCATGGCAACGGCCGAAACGAGAAATACCTTACGCATTGGAGCCCTCCTTGTTGTCGGACGATTTGCGAGAGCCGTTGCCTGCCGAGCCAGGTGTCCTGCCCCCCGAATGGCGGCCCAGCGCCAGTACCAGCGCCCCCCCGACCAGCATGGCGACCATCACGGGTACCAGCAGACCAGGCTCTCCGGTCAGGTCGGCATAGTCGCCCGGCGTCAGGTAGCGGTAATCGAGCGGGATCACCTGGTCCTGGGGGCCGAGCTGGTAGCGTACCAGCTCGCGCCACGGCCACAGCACCGGCAGCGAGCCGACGATGAAGCCGATCAATAGCTGCAGGGTCGCGGTGTGATGATGACGCAGCAGCC
This portion of the Billgrantia sulfidoxydans genome encodes:
- a CDS encoding PAS domain-containing protein; translated protein: MKRAPLISPELLERIVNASEDGIVVAEQEGDENILIYVNQGFERLTGYSTDEILYQDCRFLQGDDRDQPALANIRKALSEGRPCREVLRNYRKDGTLFWNELSITPVFDADDNLTYFIGIQKDVTERVEAQMELERIKAEYGLS
- a CDS encoding PA3496 family putative envelope integrity protein, which gives rise to MSHEPLVNDTHDDDQDFLEAVNDDEYVRPRATSRADTLRARRRVEALLEERRLQRAIEDDWMLLGEEEEE
- the ettA gene encoding energy-dependent translational throttle protein EttA; protein product: MAQYVFTMNRVGKVVPPKKQILKDISLSFFPGAKIGVLGLNGAGKSTLLRIMAGVDKEHEGEARPMPGINIGYLPQEPQLDDAKNVRETVEEALGEIKEAQAKLDAVYAAYAEPDADFDALAAEQARLENIIEAADAHNLERKLEVAAEALRLPPWEAQVGNLSGGERRRVALCRLLLSNPDMLLLDEPTNHLDAESVAWLERFLHDYSGTVVAITHDRYFLDNVAGWILELDRGHGIPFEGNYSQWLESKEKRLEQEAKQEASRQKAIKHELEWVRSNAKGRQAKSKARLNRFEEMQSGDFQKRNETNEIYIPPGPRLGDKVIEFHGVSKRFEDKLLYEDLSFSVPKGAIVGIIGGNGAGKSTLFKLITGKEQPDSGEVVIGETVDIAYVEQLRDALDDKQTVWEAVSDGQDILNINGYEVSSRAYVGRFNFKGNDQQKFLKDLSGGERGRLQLAQTLKQGANVLLLDEPSNDLDIETLRALEEALLAFPGCALVISHDRWFLDRIATHILAFEGDSHVEFFEGNYTEYEADHRKRVGNDTPHRMKYKRIDA
- a CDS encoding DUF1328 domain-containing protein — its product is MLGNAMLFLIIAIIAGVLGFSGIAGAATTIAQILFFLFIVLFIVSLITGRRP
- the lpxL gene encoding LpxL/LpxP family Kdo(2)-lipid IV(A) lauroyl/palmitoleoyl acyltransferase codes for the protein MSKRNWPASFAHPRYWPAWLAIAAMRAGAWLPWRLKLALGRGIGLLAWRLVPRRRHIVDTNLRLSFPELDEVQRSKLVRKTFAANGIGILETATAWCRDPRHLRHRVACKNAHYLAQAQAQGKGVLILGIHFSTLDLGGALHSLFFPADVVYRPHGNPLFDRFMTRARSRIFGEAIDRHDLRGVVRRIKAGHSVWYSPDQDFGRDASVFAPFFGVQAASIRLTAKIARMTGAPVVPLMFHRNPDDRTYTVEWRPPLEDFPSGDEVADATRINAIIEEAIRKHPEQYLWLHRRFKTRPRGEPGLY
- the alr gene encoding alanine racemase, whose product is MARPLIADVDLDALRHNYALARELAGGSRALAVIKADAYGHGAVACAGALEALPAGRRPPAFAVACLEEAEALREGGIVTPIVLLEGIFEAQELARVEALGLWMAVHSDWQVEALLAYRPARPIPVWLKVDSGMHRLGFPPDQVAAVWERLSAAPAHATGLLLMSHFATADARDSAYFDRQLACMQALAHRLGASLCLANSPATLAWPQAHGSWVRPGVMLYGSDPLEQPSEASRRLEPVMTLRSEIIAVRELAVGEPVGYAGRWRASRPSRIAVVACGYGDGYDRHAADGTPVLVAGRRTAIAGKVSMDMLTVDVTDIPEAGIGSEVVLWGRSRHGAVLSVDEVARHCDTISYTLLTGILPRVPRHYSQRT
- a CDS encoding TolC family outer membrane protein — encoded protein: MLRPSFARRLPRRGLAVLVGFLMAGNAQAADLWTIAQDALANDAELSSTQAAFQATEAARDVQRGTLLPQISVGGNAAHTRTYSSSNEGLRIPGVPAEAFETEDSVNSVGLSLDAEQALYDPTRRAQLERAEREIDRDALGVDAAAQQLLFDVSNAYFEILRAHDVLSARRAQETAIERQLEQAQERFEVGLIAITDVHEAQASYDLARAQRLAAEGAMRVSFEALERLTGHRYDSIEALDDEVPIARPVPADREAWVELAMANSPLVLSAEAAIEVARSSVDISRAARQPTLSAFASYGWSESDRTGTDEQSESQVGLRASLPLYTGGSTQARIRQSGFLLEASQYDFEAQRRDTIQQVRSLFTRVNNDVETVEARRQAIVSNQSALEATRSGYEVGTRNIVDVLNAEQNLFNAIAEHAEARYDYILGLLQLQQQAGLLGPDSIQSVNAWLSEGERVSLELPDEANDDPVMNIGERPQAPS
- the rpoS gene encoding RNA polymerase sigma factor RpoS; translated protein: MSMLERDLQDVDLDDVTEADQDLETDSDTSASDDDAAFEKALSREDKHYHHSLDATQIYLNEIGFSPLLTPEEEVHFGRLAQKGDPAGRARMIESNLRLVVKIARRYLNRGLTLLDLIEEGNLGLIRAVEKFDPERGFRFSTYATWWIRQTIERALMNQTRTIRLPIHVVKELNIYLRAARELTQKLDHEATPEEIADHLDKPVEAVKKMMGLNERVSSVDYPMGGDSDKPLIETLADDNEQGPESSLVDVDVKQHVDEWLAELTEKQMEVVVRRFGLRGHEAATLEEVGDEIGLTRERVRQIQVEALKKLRRVLEKQGLSMDNIFNE
- a CDS encoding peptidoglycan DD-metalloendopeptidase family protein; amino-acid sequence: MRKVFLVSAVAMAMAGCVAQQEYSTPQVRDLSVGRERAPASHYTVEAGDTLYGIAWRHDMDYRDLARLNQIGPPYRIEPGQQLRLSDGEAAPSGGTRSDEPEEGQVATATALGGTAAVQSGDDDWLLPDEEAIERNRRLTAEPLAQEGGGPSDTAIAGAQSVAGAPSQPEPQPETQSQPESQSQPEPAVEPEAAVAVQPESEPQQEPQAQPQEDAGTQVAGEPERQPESNGRSYTPVDDVPWQWPTDGELVGRFGEGGSITAGIDIAGQKGQPVRAAGPGIVVYAGSGVRGYGNLILLKHNDQFLSAYAHNDSLRVTENDVVEAGQVIATMGDSDAESARLHFEVRKDGQPQDPLKFLPER